One Nitrospinota bacterium DNA segment encodes these proteins:
- a CDS encoding DUF1295 domain-containing protein codes for MDNFIYHLSICWLIIAVFMMLLWAMQIKTGNAAIADVGWAYGIAFGILYFSFIGDGDKDRTILTAVMGIVWGLRLGTYLLFNRVINAQEDSRYQNFRKSAGNNVLRYFFLFFQAQAVVAILFVIPIVIVFYNPNSLNYLDIAALLIWFISMTGECVADKQLSSFKANKSNAGKVCRNGLWKYSRHPNYFFEWIHWWSYVFLNFGSNNLWISLTGPLLMLFFLIKISGIPFAEQQALKSKGIEYENYIKTTNMFFPGPQKDTI; via the coding sequence ATGGACAACTTTATTTATCATTTATCTATCTGTTGGCTCATTATTGCTGTTTTCATGATGTTGCTGTGGGCCATGCAGATAAAAACAGGAAACGCGGCAATCGCAGATGTGGGATGGGCATATGGTATCGCGTTCGGGATACTTTACTTTTCGTTTATTGGAGATGGTGATAAAGATAGAACAATTTTAACTGCAGTAATGGGAATTGTATGGGGATTGCGTTTAGGGACATATTTATTATTCAATCGGGTCATAAACGCACAAGAAGACAGTCGATACCAAAATTTTAGAAAATCTGCAGGAAACAATGTTCTCCGATATTTTTTTTTATTTTTTCAAGCACAGGCTGTTGTGGCAATTCTATTTGTCATTCCAATAGTCATAGTTTTCTACAATCCGAATTCGCTAAATTATTTGGATATAGCTGCACTACTCATTTGGTTTATTTCTATGACAGGTGAATGTGTTGCTGATAAACAATTATCCAGTTTCAAGGCAAATAAATCGAACGCGGGAAAAGTTTGTCGTAATGGTTTATGGAAGTATTCCCGCCACCCAAATTATTTTTTTGAATGGATACACTGGTGGAGCTATGTGTTTTTGAATTTCGGTTCAAATAATTTATGGATTAGTCTAACAGGCCCATTACTGATGCTCTTTTTTCTAATTAAAATTTCTGGAATTCCATTTGCTGAACAACAAGCTTTGAAAAGCAAAGGTATTGAATACGAAAATTACATAAAAACAACCAATATGTTTTTTCCAGGGCCCCAAAAGGATACAATTTAA